The sequence CCATTCTGCTGAGTCTGACCATCGCCGCGCTGCTGGCCCTGCTGGGGGTCTGGGCACAGCGGGTCGATGTGGGTCCAGGCTCGGTGCCGATCTACGACCCGGAGGGCCGCTCCTACTGGCTCGCCGGTCTGGCGGCGGCGGTGCTGGCCGCCGTGCTGTTCCAGGTGTTCGATCGCGAGACCAGCTACGCGCTGTCGACCGCCGCCGCGCGGCAGGTGCGCTATGAGCCTGCATCGGAGTTGCCCACGGCGTGGCTCCTGCCGGGGGTAGCGACCTTCGCCGCGGTCATGCTGCTGGCCGTCTACCATGGGGAGACCGCCATCGCCGGGATATCGCTCGGGGCCTTCGTGACACTCGCATCCGCTAGTATCGCCCGGCACTTCCTCTATGACGCGGACTCCCTGGTGCGGCAGCGTGCCCGTGCGTGCTCCACGTTGCTGATCCACGGCGTCGCGTTCGTCGCCCTTGCGATGGTCTACATCAATAAGGTCCGCAGCCTTTTCTCTGCCACTGCCGTTCTGGTGATCGGTGTGCTCCTGCTTCTGCAGCTCACGGAGGGGGAGGACGCGCTGTTCGGCCGGCGCCTCGTCTACGCGCTGGCCGGCGGGGTGATGCTGGGGCAGGTTACCTGGGTCCTGAACTACTGGAAGGCGACCGGCTGGACCGGCGGCGCGGTGCTGCTCATCTTCTTCTACCTGGCGGCCGGGCTGATCTCCGCCCAACTCCGGCGCGGGGTGGCCGGCCGCGACCTGGCCGAGTACGGCGGGATCGCGGCGGTGGCCTTCAGCATCGTGGTCTATTCGATCCTACGCTAGCGAGGGTTGCCGTGGCGGAAGAGTTGAACGGACGGTCGCTCTACGACCTCATGCTGGAGCTGGATCGCCTGGAGGAGATCCGCGAGGATCTCCTGGAACTGGGCCTCCGCAGCCTCGATGAGATCGAGGCCCGCATCGACGAGCTGAATCGGATTATCGACGAGGCCGACGACGAGCTCGACGAGGAGTAGGCGTCGATCTGCTCCCAGGAGCGGCCCTCACCCCCGGCTCCTCTCCCAATGTTGGGAGAGGGGAGCTGTCCACTGGGGTCAGGCGGTGCGCCGGTTGACGCCCGCCTTCCGTGTCCTTACGCCTTGTTGGCGTGCCGCCAGCTCGTGAGGGCGCCGCGCATGACCTCAATGGCGGACGCCATAGTGGTTTCTCCCTCTGCACCCCGCGCATACATCGCAAGCAGGCCGAACGTGCCGACCTTCCCGGTGTCCATCACTATTTCGATGCGCCGGAGCAGGGTCGGGATGTCGAGACCGTTCGGCTCCTTGGTGGGGTGGGTAGGCGTGAGGCTGGCGTCGAGCACGTCGAGGTCGACGTGGAGATAGATCAAATCGGTCTGTTCGGCGAGGCGCGCCACGGCCTGGGCGAGGGTCGCGTCGTCGCGCGTCACCTCCACGTCCGTCGCGTGGATCAGCCGCTCCTCGTCCGGGTCCAGGTTGCGGACGTCGACCATCACGATCCGGTCGGTCGGGAGCGGAACCTGCTGGCGCGCCAGCTCGCGCCAGGGGGCGTAGCAGAGTCCGGCGCTGACAGCGACCGGCATGCCGCCGAGCATGCCACTGAGCGTGGTGCGCGGCGTGTTGAAGTCGCCGTGTGCGTCGAACCAGACCAGGCCGATGCGCGCGGCCGGGCCGTGGGCCTGCTGGAGCCCGCCGATGACGCCCGGGAGGTGCGAGCAGTTGCCGCCGGTGACCACCACGTGCCGGCCCGCCGCAATGCCGTCGGCCACGGCTCCGGCGATCTGGCCGCAGACGCGACCGAGGGTGACGATGCGATCCGCGTCTCGCTCGGCCTCCGGGAGGACTGGGGTGGCGAAGGTGACATCCCCGCCCGCGACATCGTAGACACCCGCTTGCTGGAGGGCGGTCGTCTCCAGCTCGCGGTCCGGTGCGGGTCGACCATCGCCGTAGTGGATCTGAACGACATGGAGATCCATCCTTGACTTCCCCCTTCCACCCCGTGGGCGCTGCGTGGGCCGGTGTCCTCCGCAGGCAGTGTACGAGGAGCGCGCGGAGCCGTCGAGTACAATCGGGGTCGACTGGTCGCCAAGAACGGCAGGGGGCGCGATGGATCTGTTCGAAGCCCACAAGCGGGATCTGCTGCGCAAGAGGGCGCCGCTTGCCGACCGCATGCGGCCACGCACGCTCGACGAGTTCGTCGGCCAAGAACAGGTCGTCGGGCCGGGCACGCTGCTGCGCCGGGCGATCGAGCAGGACCGGCTGAGCTCGCTCATCCTCTGGGGTCCGCCGGGCAGCGGGAAAACGACGCTGGCGCGGATTATCGCCACGGTCACCAAGGCCGAGTTCGTGCAGGTTTCCGCGGTGTCGGCCGGGGTGGCCGACCTGCGGCGCGAGGTGAAGGAGGCGAGCGACCGGCTGGGGATGCACGGGCGCCGCACCATCCTCTTCATCGATGAGATCCACCGGTTCAACCGCGCCCAGCAGGACGCGATCCTGCCCTACGTCGAGGACGGGACGATCATCCTGATCGGCGCGACGACGGAGAACCCCTCGTTCGAGGTGAACTCGCCGCTGCTCTCCCGGTCGCGGGTGATCGTGCTCAAGGCGCTGGATGACGACGCGGTGCGCACCATCGTGCTCCGGGCCCTGGAAGACCCCGAGCGAGGGTTGGGTGGTCAGGGCCTGCGGATCGACGATAGCGCACTGGACCTGTTGGTCAACCTCGCCAACGGCGACGCCCGCTTCGCGCTCAACACCCTGGAGATGGCATCGGTCGGCGCCGAGAACGGCGTGATCGGACGTGAACAGGTCGCGGAGGCGGCGTACCAGCGGGCCGGGGTCTACGATCGGGCCGGGGACGCGCACTACGACACCATCTCGGCGCTGCACAAGTCGATCCGCGGCTCCGACCCCGACGCGGCGCTGTACTGGCTGGCGCGGATGCTGGAGCGGGGCGACGACCCGCTCTACGTGGCGCGGCGGCTGGTGCGGGCGGCGTCCGAGGACATCGGTTTGGCGGACCCACAGGCGCTCACCGTGGCGGTGGCGGCGCAGCAGGCCGTGCACTTCCTCGGCATGCCGGAGGGCGCGCTGGCGCTCGCCGAGGCGGCGGTCTACCTGGCTACCGCGCCGAAGAGCAACGCGCTGTATCGTGCCTACGGCGCGGCGGCCGAGGACGTGCGCCGCACGCGGAACGAGCCGGTGCCGATCCATCTGCGCAACGCACCCACACGGCTGATGAAGGAGCTCGGCTACGGGGCGGAGTACCGCTACGCGCACGATTACGACGAGGCGATCGTCGAGCAGCAGCACCTGCCGGACAACCTGGTGGGTCGGCGCTACTACGAGCCAACCGGGCGCGGCTACGAGCGGGAGGTTGCCGCGCGCCTGGAGCGGTGGCGGGCGTTGCTGGCGCGGCGGGCGAGGGAAGGGAGGCGCGCGGGTGGTCGCGATATTCAACCGAAAGCGCCCCGGCGGTCGGGCGAATGACGAGCTCCGCCCGGTGACGATCCAGCCGGGTTTCGCGCCCTACGCCGAAGGCTCGGCGCTGATCACGATGGGCAACACCCACGTCCTCTGCACGGCCACGATCGAGGAGCGGGTGCCGCCGTTCCTCGTCGGCAAGGGGCAGGGCTGGGTCACGGCCGAGTACGGGAT is a genomic window of Sphaerobacter thermophilus DSM 20745 containing:
- a CDS encoding replication-associated recombination protein A — encoded protein: MDLFEAHKRDLLRKRAPLADRMRPRTLDEFVGQEQVVGPGTLLRRAIEQDRLSSLILWGPPGSGKTTLARIIATVTKAEFVQVSAVSAGVADLRREVKEASDRLGMHGRRTILFIDEIHRFNRAQQDAILPYVEDGTIILIGATTENPSFEVNSPLLSRSRVIVLKALDDDAVRTIVLRALEDPERGLGGQGLRIDDSALDLLVNLANGDARFALNTLEMASVGAENGVIGREQVAEAAYQRAGVYDRAGDAHYDTISALHKSIRGSDPDAALYWLARMLERGDDPLYVARRLVRAASEDIGLADPQALTVAVAAQQAVHFLGMPEGALALAEAAVYLATAPKSNALYRAYGAAAEDVRRTRNEPVPIHLRNAPTRLMKELGYGAEYRYAHDYDEAIVEQQHLPDNLVGRRYYEPTGRGYEREVAARLERWRALLARRAREGRRAGGRDIQPKAPRRSGE
- a CDS encoding arginase family protein, translating into MDLHVVQIHYGDGRPAPDRELETTALQQAGVYDVAGGDVTFATPVLPEAERDADRIVTLGRVCGQIAGAVADGIAAGRHVVVTGGNCSHLPGVIGGLQQAHGPAARIGLVWFDAHGDFNTPRTTLSGMLGGMPVAVSAGLCYAPWRELARQQVPLPTDRIVMVDVRNLDPDEERLIHATDVEVTRDDATLAQAVARLAEQTDLIYLHVDLDVLDASLTPTHPTKEPNGLDIPTLLRRIEIVMDTGKVGTFGLLAMYARGAEGETTMASAIEVMRGALTSWRHANKA